In Synechococcus sp. KORDI-100, a single window of DNA contains:
- a CDS encoding cytochrome c oxidase subunit II translates to MQIPSAIITLVIGMVLVLGGMWIGQNINLLPIDASVNAPIYDELFQVLFTIGAILFIGIIGLLVFSLVRFRRRPGQLGDGIAIEGNLPLEIFWTAVPAVVVLFVGLYSYDIYDRMGGMVPLAHDHSAGMTEAGMAEERIWGGISSGTVDAGVVDALPIEVTAMQFAFLFHYPDGDITAGELHVPAGRPVTLRLEAKDVIHAFWVPEFRLKQDVIPGQPTQLSFTPTRPGRYPIVCAELCGPYHGGMRSTVVVDEPDAWDAWFSSNAKPDLATEMATSETANAETAPTNT, encoded by the coding sequence TTGCAGATCCCTTCAGCAATCATCACTCTTGTCATCGGCATGGTCCTTGTCCTTGGCGGGATGTGGATTGGCCAGAACATCAATCTTCTGCCGATTGATGCCAGCGTGAATGCTCCGATCTACGACGAACTTTTTCAGGTTTTGTTCACGATTGGGGCCATTCTTTTCATCGGCATCATCGGACTGTTGGTGTTCAGCCTGGTGCGTTTCAGACGTCGACCGGGGCAGCTCGGCGATGGCATCGCCATCGAAGGCAATCTTCCGCTGGAAATTTTCTGGACAGCCGTTCCCGCCGTTGTCGTTCTGTTCGTCGGCCTTTACAGCTACGACATCTACGACCGGATGGGCGGCATGGTTCCCCTTGCCCATGACCACTCCGCAGGGATGACCGAGGCCGGGATGGCAGAGGAACGGATTTGGGGAGGAATCAGTTCGGGCACCGTCGATGCCGGCGTTGTCGATGCCTTGCCGATCGAGGTGACAGCCATGCAGTTCGCCTTTCTGTTCCATTACCCCGATGGAGACATCACAGCCGGAGAGTTGCACGTTCCCGCCGGCCGCCCGGTCACGCTCCGACTGGAGGCCAAGGACGTGATCCATGCGTTTTGGGTCCCGGAATTTCGTCTTAAGCAGGACGTCATCCCCGGCCAACCAACGCAACTGAGCTTCACGCCAACCCGCCCGGGGCGTTACCCGATCGTCTGCGCTGAGCTCTGCGGTCCGTATCACGGCGGCATGAGATCCACCGTGGTTGTCGATGAACCGGACGCCTGGGACGCCTGGTTCAGCAGCAATGCCAAACCAGACCTGGCG
- a CDS encoding heme A synthase, with product MTVSSTSPVRRRLALLSAHLVVALIALVVIGGATRVMEAGLACPDWPLCYGTLLPGRQMNVQVFLEWFHRLDAFVVGVALLVMATASVVWRRLLPQWLPWLCTGLVCLVALQGGLGALTVLQLLPSGIVTAHLALALTLVVLMSGLTQRLLQPSADDSPLWWRLFSGFALVGVVSQSLLGARMATSWAAQRCLFDGENCRWLLWHRSMATPVASLVLLFVVTALIAGGWSRRQWPFLLGLSLLVSAQVALGVLTMRLGLSQPGVTVAHQLVAALLVALLAALVARRPQTSTSPLPVVLDDTPMEPCHG from the coding sequence ATGACTGTTTCATCCACGTCTCCAGTTCGGCGGCGTCTGGCCCTTCTGTCTGCTCATCTCGTGGTTGCCTTGATTGCCCTTGTGGTGATCGGTGGTGCCACTCGCGTCATGGAGGCGGGTCTGGCATGTCCGGACTGGCCCCTCTGTTATGGCACCCTGCTGCCGGGACGGCAGATGAATGTCCAGGTTTTCCTGGAGTGGTTTCACCGTTTGGATGCCTTCGTCGTTGGTGTTGCCTTGCTCGTGATGGCGACTGCTTCGGTTGTCTGGAGACGTCTCCTTCCCCAATGGCTCCCCTGGCTCTGCACGGGGCTGGTCTGTCTCGTCGCACTGCAGGGAGGTCTTGGAGCTCTGACCGTCCTGCAGTTGTTGCCATCCGGCATCGTGACGGCTCATTTGGCCCTGGCTCTCACCCTCGTCGTGCTGATGAGTGGACTGACTCAGCGGTTGCTTCAACCCTCCGCGGATGACTCCCCCCTCTGGTGGCGTCTCTTCTCCGGTTTCGCCCTGGTTGGTGTTGTCAGTCAGAGCCTGCTGGGAGCACGGATGGCGACGTCCTGGGCCGCTCAGCGGTGCCTTTTCGACGGTGAAAACTGCCGCTGGTTGCTGTGGCATCGCTCGATGGCAACTCCTGTTGCATCTCTGGTGCTTCTGTTCGTGGTCACGGCACTGATCGCTGGGGGTTGGAGTCGCCGTCAGTGGCCCTTTCTGCTCGGCCTGAGCCTGCTTGTCAGCGCCCAGGTGGCATTGGGTGTGTTGACCATGCGCCTGGGTCTGTCTCAGCCCGGCGTCACCGTCGCCCATCAATTGGTGGCTGCTCTGCTCGTCGCCCTGCTCGCCGCCCTGGTGGCCAGGCGTCCACAGACGTCAACTTCCCCTCTTCCCGTCGTCCTCGACGACACCCCCATGGAGCCTTGTCATGGCTAG
- a CDS encoding heme o synthase produces MASSVSVSATPTREEVVPSRKRVKLPPWLEVAKPRLIPLLLATTLGGMALTEGWPLSSPRLVCTLGGGALASAAAGVLNCLWEQDLDARMARTSGRALPSGRLSPTSAFIGAIACTLTAAMLLVSGVNCLAAGLSLLGLCSYVLLYTALLKPRTPQNIVIGGVAGAIPPLVGAAAATGHIGLGGWWLFALVMVWTPAHFWALALLLKEDYRSVGIPMLPVVKGPVVTARAIHRYGWATVLLSGFGIWALPSGGIFYGMMLLPFNGRLLQMVNRLGSDPDSLPGAKGLFRWSILYLFGICLLLVLSRTSQASLFDQQVWSLVTQLQTG; encoded by the coding sequence ATGGCTAGTTCGGTCTCTGTTTCTGCCACGCCTACCCGTGAGGAGGTGGTTCCATCACGCAAGAGGGTCAAGCTCCCTCCCTGGCTTGAGGTGGCCAAGCCTCGTCTGATTCCCCTGTTGCTCGCCACAACGCTCGGGGGGATGGCGCTGACGGAGGGATGGCCCCTGTCCTCTCCCCGTCTCGTCTGCACCTTGGGTGGTGGTGCGCTGGCTTCAGCTGCTGCCGGTGTCCTCAATTGCCTGTGGGAACAGGATCTTGATGCCCGCATGGCGAGAACAAGCGGCCGGGCCCTGCCGTCGGGTCGTCTCTCGCCAACCAGTGCCTTCATCGGTGCGATCGCCTGCACGTTGACGGCGGCCATGCTGCTCGTCAGCGGGGTGAACTGTCTCGCCGCCGGACTCTCCCTGCTTGGTCTTTGCAGCTATGTCCTCCTGTACACAGCACTGCTCAAACCGCGCACGCCTCAGAACATCGTGATCGGTGGTGTTGCAGGAGCCATCCCCCCCCTGGTTGGCGCTGCTGCCGCCACGGGGCACATCGGCCTCGGTGGCTGGTGGCTCTTCGCTCTTGTGATGGTCTGGACCCCAGCCCACTTCTGGGCTCTGGCCCTGCTGCTTAAGGAGGATTATCGATCCGTCGGCATCCCGATGCTTCCGGTCGTCAAGGGACCCGTCGTCACGGCACGGGCCATTCACCGGTATGGCTGGGCCACCGTCCTCCTCAGCGGTTTCGGCATCTGGGCCCTGCCTTCGGGGGGGATCTTCTACGGAATGATGTTGCTGCCGTTCAACGGACGCCTTCTGCAGATGGTGAATCGGTTGGGGTCAGATCCGGACAGCCTGCCCGGCGCCAAAGGTCTGTTTCGCTGGTCGATTCTTTACCTGTTCGGGATCTGTCTGTTGCTGGTGCTCAGTCGAACGTCCCAGGCCAGTCTTTTTGACCAGCAGGTCTGGTCGCTGGTGACCCAACTGCAGACCGGTTGA
- a CDS encoding ATP-binding cassette domain-containing protein yields the protein MALIELRQIHKSYGAVVALRDLSLKVPEGCLFGLLGPNGAGKTTMLRILATLLAPDSGKVLVAGVDALEQPRAVRQMLGYVAQEVAIDKILTGRELLQLQGDLHHLRSIDRDSRIVDLIDRLGMGDWIDRRCGTYSGGMRRRLDLAAGLLHQPKLLVLDEPTVGLDIESRTAIWELLQRLVSEGTSVLLSSHYLEEVEALADRMAIIDDGCVIAEGAPDELKRRLGGDRVTLRVREFSNQEEAFLVRDLLEQVDGVRQVVINRAQGYSLNLVIEDDPVIARLRDRLAHEGLSVFALAQSRPSLDDVYLQATGRTLMDAELATAGQRDVKQERRQSMR from the coding sequence ATGGCGTTGATTGAACTGCGTCAGATCCACAAGTCCTATGGCGCTGTCGTCGCTCTTCGGGATCTCTCTCTGAAGGTTCCTGAGGGTTGTCTGTTCGGTCTGCTCGGCCCCAACGGGGCCGGTAAGACAACAATGCTCAGAATCCTGGCCACCCTTCTGGCACCCGACAGCGGAAAGGTTCTGGTAGCTGGTGTCGATGCCCTTGAGCAGCCGAGAGCTGTCAGACAGATGCTTGGCTACGTGGCTCAGGAGGTGGCGATCGACAAGATTCTCACCGGTCGAGAGCTGCTCCAACTTCAAGGCGATCTTCACCACCTGAGGTCAATCGATCGCGATTCCCGCATCGTTGATCTCATCGACCGCCTTGGGATGGGTGACTGGATCGATCGTCGTTGTGGCACCTATTCCGGAGGCATGCGCAGGCGTTTGGATCTGGCAGCCGGACTTCTGCATCAACCCAAACTGCTCGTTCTTGATGAGCCCACTGTCGGGCTGGATATCGAGAGTCGGACTGCCATCTGGGAGCTGCTTCAACGACTGGTCTCAGAAGGCACCAGTGTGCTGCTGAGCAGTCATTACCTCGAGGAGGTTGAGGCCCTTGCCGATCGCATGGCCATCATTGATGACGGCTGCGTGATCGCCGAGGGTGCGCCCGATGAGCTCAAACGGCGCCTCGGGGGTGACCGTGTCACCTTGCGGGTCCGGGAGTTCAGCAACCAGGAGGAGGCTTTCCTGGTTCGGGACCTGCTCGAGCAGGTCGACGGGGTTCGTCAGGTTGTGATCAATCGTGCCCAGGGCTACTCCCTCAATCTTGTGATCGAGGACGACCCTGTCATCGCCCGTCTGCGTGATCGTCTGGCGCACGAAGGCCTCTCTGTGTTCGCTCTCGCACAGAGCCGGCCAAGCCTTGATGATGTGTACCTGCAGGCCACGGGCCGCACGCTAATGGATGCGGAACTCGCCACTGCAGGACAGCGCGACGTCAAGCAGGAACGGCGCCAGTCGATGCGTTGA
- a CDS encoding ABC transporter permease, giving the protein MTTPSLQAPVAPKAPSALSELSQETLALTRRLFLQLARRPSTLVAGILQPLIWLILFSALFAKAPDGLLPGGLSYGRFLGAGVIVFTAFSGALNAGLPVMFDREFGFLNRLLVAPLRSRSSIVLASVIYITVISLLQSLAIMGTAAILGYGWPGTGGLALVVFSLLLLVFAVTALSLGLAFALPGHIELIAVIFVANLPLLFASTALAPLSFMPSWLGWLASLNPLTFAIEPIRAAYSGPVDLSSVLLEAPYGQLTGFHCLTVLMVLTVGLFLLIRPLLNRKLS; this is encoded by the coding sequence ATGACCACGCCGAGCCTTCAAGCCCCAGTCGCTCCCAAGGCACCCAGTGCCCTCTCGGAACTCAGTCAGGAAACCCTGGCCCTGACCCGACGTCTGTTCCTGCAGCTTGCTCGCCGACCGTCCACCCTGGTGGCAGGAATCCTGCAGCCATTGATCTGGCTGATTCTGTTCAGCGCATTGTTTGCGAAGGCTCCGGACGGCCTGTTGCCAGGCGGATTGAGTTACGGCCGTTTCCTCGGCGCCGGAGTGATCGTGTTCACGGCATTCAGCGGTGCTCTCAATGCCGGGCTGCCGGTGATGTTCGACCGTGAATTTGGATTCCTCAACCGGTTGCTGGTGGCGCCACTTCGAAGTCGCAGTTCGATCGTGCTGGCCTCAGTGATCTACATCACGGTGATCAGCCTGCTGCAGAGTCTGGCGATCATGGGAACGGCAGCTATTCTCGGTTACGGCTGGCCAGGGACAGGAGGTCTCGCTCTCGTGGTCTTCAGCCTGTTGTTGCTGGTGTTCGCTGTCACTGCCTTGAGCCTCGGGCTGGCCTTTGCCCTGCCGGGTCATATCGAGCTCATCGCTGTCATTTTCGTGGCCAACCTGCCGTTGCTGTTCGCCAGCACGGCCCTGGCACCCCTGTCCTTCATGCCGTCCTGGTTGGGCTGGCTTGCATCACTGAATCCACTTACCTTCGCGATAGAACCCATCCGGGCTGCTTACAGCGGTCCAGTTGATCTCTCGTCAGTCCTGCTGGAGGCTCCTTACGGACAGCTCACCGGTTTTCACTGTCTGACGGTCCTGATGGTGCTCACAGTCGGATTGTTTCTCCTGATCCGTCCTCTGCTCAACCGAAAGCTCTCCTGA
- a CDS encoding N-acetylmannosamine-6-phosphate 2-epimerase gives MLMTAEDLDGGLIVSVQAPPGSPMRDPEVIAAMAEASLRNGAVGVRLESPEHIGAVRRRCPDALIIGLWKRTFPDSSVYITPGWREIQAVWSAGADVVAVDATSRFRPDGQRLEDLIQRCRDELRAPLMADVDSVENGLQAAELGCEWVGTTLFGYTEETSDCSPPGLTLLPSFRQKLKPSVRLICEGGIATPQAARSALEAGADNVVVGTAITGVDLQVAAYCQGMAC, from the coding sequence ATGCTGATGACAGCCGAAGACCTGGATGGAGGACTGATCGTCTCCGTTCAAGCACCTCCAGGTTCACCAATGCGCGACCCCGAGGTCATCGCAGCGATGGCCGAGGCGTCCTTGCGCAATGGTGCTGTGGGTGTTCGTCTTGAGAGTCCGGAACACATCGGAGCTGTGCGCCGGCGCTGCCCAGACGCTTTGATCATCGGACTGTGGAAGCGAACCTTCCCCGACAGCTCGGTGTACATCACGCCGGGCTGGCGCGAGATTCAAGCAGTCTGGTCCGCTGGTGCCGACGTGGTAGCCGTTGATGCGACGTCCCGTTTCCGGCCGGATGGCCAACGTCTCGAGGATCTGATTCAGCGATGCCGCGACGAATTGCGGGCTCCGCTGATGGCCGATGTCGATTCCGTCGAGAACGGTTTGCAGGCTGCTGAACTGGGTTGCGAGTGGGTTGGAACCACGCTGTTCGGCTACACGGAAGAGACGTCAGATTGCAGTCCGCCGGGACTCACCCTGCTTCCGAGTTTTCGTCAAAAGCTGAAGCCATCCGTCCGTCTGATCTGTGAAGGCGGTATCGCAACGCCGCAGGCTGCCCGCTCCGCCCTTGAGGCCGGAGCGGACAACGTTGTCGTCGGAACGGCGATCACCGGAGTGGATCTGCAGGTGGCCGCCTATTGCCAGGGCATGGCTTGCTGA
- the groL gene encoding chaperonin GroEL (60 kDa chaperone family; promotes refolding of misfolded polypeptides especially under stressful conditions; forms two stacked rings of heptamers to form a barrel-shaped 14mer; ends can be capped by GroES; misfolded proteins enter the barrel where they are refolded when GroES binds) yields MAKLLSFSDDSRSSLERGVDALADAVRVTIGPRGRNVVLEKKFGAPDIVNDGDTIAREIELDDPFENLGAKLIQQVASKTKDKAGDGTTTATVLAQAMVREGLRNTAAGASPVELRRGMEKAVAQVISNLAERSQSVAGDAIRQVATVSSGGDEEVGAMVAEAMDRVSVDGVITVEESKSLATELEVTEGMAFDRGYSSPYFVTDGDRQICEFDNPLILLTDRKISSVADLVPVLEEVQNGGSPLLILAEEVEGEALATLVVNKNRGVLQVAAVRAPSFGERRKAALADIAILTGGTVISEDRAMTLDKVTLADLGKARRITISKESTTIVANDDHRSAVADRVASIKRELDATDSDYDKEKLNERIAKLAGGVAVIKVGAPTETELKNRKLRIEDALNATRAAVEEGIVAGGGSTLLQLSDSLDTLAASLSGELRTGVEIVQRALTAPVHQIAANAGRNGDVVIAEMRSTGQGFNAMTGTFEDLLASGIVDAAKVVRLAVQDAVSIAALLITTEVVIADKPEPPAAPGPDGGGDPMGGMGGMGGMGMPGMGGMGGMGMPGMGGMGGMGMPGMM; encoded by the coding sequence ATGGCCAAACTTCTTTCCTTTTCCGACGACTCCCGCAGCTCCCTCGAACGTGGTGTCGATGCCCTCGCAGACGCCGTTCGCGTCACCATCGGCCCCCGAGGCCGCAATGTGGTTCTCGAAAAGAAATTCGGCGCTCCTGACATCGTCAATGACGGCGACACGATCGCCAGAGAGATCGAACTCGACGACCCGTTCGAGAACCTTGGCGCCAAGCTGATTCAGCAGGTGGCTTCCAAAACCAAGGACAAGGCTGGAGATGGGACCACAACGGCCACCGTTCTGGCCCAGGCGATGGTCCGCGAAGGCCTGCGCAACACCGCAGCCGGCGCCAGCCCTGTGGAGCTCCGCCGTGGCATGGAAAAAGCGGTTGCGCAGGTGATCAGCAACCTGGCAGAACGGAGTCAGAGTGTGGCTGGTGACGCCATCAGACAGGTTGCCACCGTCAGCTCAGGAGGCGATGAGGAAGTCGGCGCCATGGTGGCCGAAGCCATGGATCGCGTCAGCGTCGATGGCGTCATCACGGTGGAGGAATCCAAGTCTCTGGCGACCGAACTGGAAGTCACCGAAGGGATGGCCTTTGATCGCGGCTACAGCTCCCCTTACTTCGTCACAGACGGTGACCGTCAGATCTGTGAATTCGACAATCCCCTGATCCTGCTCACGGATCGCAAGATCAGTTCCGTCGCTGATCTGGTCCCTGTTCTTGAAGAGGTACAGAACGGTGGATCACCCCTGTTGATCCTTGCTGAAGAAGTGGAAGGGGAAGCCCTCGCCACCCTCGTTGTGAACAAGAACAGAGGCGTACTTCAGGTTGCAGCGGTGAGAGCGCCATCGTTCGGGGAACGCCGCAAGGCCGCTCTGGCAGACATCGCAATCCTGACGGGAGGCACGGTGATCAGCGAAGACCGGGCCATGACCCTCGACAAGGTGACCCTGGCTGATCTGGGCAAGGCACGGCGCATCACGATCAGCAAGGAGAGCACCACGATCGTCGCCAATGACGACCATCGCAGTGCCGTTGCAGATCGCGTTGCCTCCATCAAGCGGGAGCTGGATGCAACCGATTCCGACTACGACAAGGAAAAGCTGAACGAGCGGATTGCCAAATTGGCTGGTGGCGTCGCCGTCATCAAGGTTGGGGCTCCCACGGAGACCGAACTCAAGAACAGGAAATTACGGATCGAAGATGCCCTGAATGCCACCCGCGCCGCCGTTGAGGAAGGCATCGTCGCTGGCGGCGGCAGCACCCTTCTGCAGCTGTCCGACAGCCTCGACACTCTGGCGGCAAGCCTCAGTGGCGAATTGCGCACCGGGGTCGAGATTGTCCAGAGGGCGCTGACGGCCCCTGTCCATCAAATTGCCGCTAATGCCGGACGCAATGGTGATGTTGTGATCGCCGAGATGCGCTCCACCGGACAGGGTTTCAATGCCATGACCGGCACGTTCGAAGACCTGCTGGCCTCAGGAATCGTGGACGCCGCCAAGGTGGTTCGTCTCGCTGTTCAGGATGCCGTGTCCATTGCTGCCCTGCTGATCACAACGGAAGTGGTGATCGCTGACAAACCCGAACCTCCGGCAGCCCCGGGACCGGACGGTGGCGGAGACCCCATGGGCGGCATGGGGGGTATGGGTGGCATGGGCATGCCTGGAATGGGCGGCATGGGAGGCATGGGCATGCCTGGAATGGGCGGCATGGGAGGTATGGGCATGCCCGGAATGATGTGA